Proteins encoded together in one Agromyces sp. 3263 window:
- a CDS encoding M20/M25/M40 family metallo-hydrolase, whose translation MAESSAVQRPIDDLDETAVIARDLIRIDTTNYGEGRANGEREAAEYVEAKLAAMGLAPELFEPEPRRTSVVARVPGRNPDKPALVLHGHLDVVPADPRNWSVDPFAGEVRDGMLWGRGAVDMKDMDAMMLTALGGILGSGALPEREIVIAYFADEEAGGGVGASWLVDHRPELFDGATEAISEVGGYSITVGGERAYLLQTGEKSLIWVRLVARGVAAHGSRLIRDNAVTKLAEAIARLGRTEWPLHLTDTTRELLSAIAETLGVDPEQVSPDELALATGSASGFITATLRTTTNPTKLEAGYKHNVIPDRADALVDIRTLPGQEEAVLAEVRAIIGDDIEIEFVHKDVGLEASTRGPLVDAVTRSLGAHDPGARVFPYLLSGGTDNKSLSRLGIAGYGFAPLRLPDDLDFPAMFHGVDERVPLDALSFGNRVLRDLLLSY comes from the coding sequence ATGGCCGAGTCATCCGCAGTCCAGCGCCCGATCGACGACCTCGACGAGACGGCGGTGATCGCCAGGGACCTCATCCGGATCGACACGACGAACTACGGCGAAGGACGGGCCAACGGCGAGCGCGAGGCCGCCGAGTACGTCGAGGCGAAGCTCGCCGCCATGGGCCTCGCGCCCGAGCTGTTCGAGCCCGAGCCCCGGCGCACCAGCGTCGTCGCGCGGGTGCCGGGACGGAACCCGGACAAGCCCGCGCTCGTGCTGCACGGCCACCTCGACGTCGTGCCGGCCGACCCTCGCAACTGGAGCGTCGACCCGTTCGCCGGCGAGGTGCGCGACGGCATGCTGTGGGGGCGGGGCGCCGTCGACATGAAGGACATGGACGCGATGATGCTCACCGCCCTCGGCGGCATCCTCGGCTCGGGCGCGCTTCCCGAACGGGAGATCGTGATCGCCTACTTCGCCGACGAGGAGGCCGGCGGCGGCGTGGGCGCCAGCTGGCTCGTCGATCACCGGCCCGAGCTCTTTGACGGGGCGACCGAGGCGATCAGCGAGGTCGGCGGCTACTCGATCACCGTCGGCGGCGAACGGGCCTACCTCCTGCAGACGGGGGAGAAGTCGCTCATCTGGGTGCGCCTCGTCGCCCGAGGCGTCGCGGCGCACGGATCGCGCCTCATCCGCGACAACGCCGTGACCAAGCTCGCCGAGGCGATCGCCCGGCTCGGACGCACCGAGTGGCCCCTGCACCTCACCGACACGACCCGCGAGCTGCTCTCCGCGATCGCCGAGACCCTCGGCGTCGATCCCGAACAGGTCTCGCCCGACGAGCTCGCCCTGGCCACGGGCTCGGCCTCGGGGTTCATCACGGCGACGCTCCGCACGACCACGAATCCGACGAAGCTCGAGGCCGGCTACAAGCACAACGTCATTCCCGACCGGGCCGACGCGCTCGTCGACATCCGCACGCTGCCCGGCCAGGAGGAGGCCGTGCTCGCCGAGGTCCGCGCCATCATCGGCGACGACATCGAGATCGAGTTCGTGCACAAGGACGTCGGGCTCGAGGCATCCACCCGCGGGCCGCTCGTCGACGCGGTCACCCGCTCGCTCGGCGCGCACGACCCGGGTGCCCGGGTGTTCCCGTACCTGCTCTCAGGCGGCACCGACAACAAGTCGCTCAGTCGCCTCGGCATCGCCGGCTACGGCTTCGCGCCGCTGCGCCTGCCCGACGACCTCGATTTCCCCGCGATGTTCCACGGCGTTGATGAACGAGTACCGCTCGACGCACTATCCTTCGGTAACAGGGTCCTGCGAGACCTGTTGCTCAGCTACTGA
- a CDS encoding DNA polymerase Y family protein — protein sequence MTADLGRTIVLWCPDWPILAVCREHGLEADAPLALVEAGLVYACSPAARRDGVTRGLKLREAQYRSPGLTVLDYDIALDVRAFEPVVRRVEATVPGVQLVRPGTLAMRARGPARYYGGEAAAAAALLETVAELGVPGARVGVADGPFAAEQAARAARGPASVEIVPHGASAAFIAPLPVGLVVDPRTTTLLNRLGVRTLGEFAALPPDDVRRRFGAAGAFAHDRAAGREQARVIARTPPPEFEVEQHFEPPLDRVDQLAFAFRVRAEEFIERMRAVRLVCTGLRIELDDEGGGHSSRSWLHPRWFTPADVVDRVRWQLQGAGTADSGLASPIVRLRVIPERIDSTSNHEEGLWGGGPDERVHHGLTRVQSMLGHEAVVTATIGGGRMLADRQVLVPWGDRPPEHAGDAPWPGSLPTLAPASVFRERLPIALLDGRGGIVAIDDRGAISAAPDRFAVGGREATPVRAWAGPWPVVERWWDAEHAKRVHRFQVVDDDGCAWLLVRDREGWWAEARYD from the coding sequence ATGACCGCCGACCTCGGCCGCACCATCGTGCTCTGGTGCCCCGACTGGCCCATCCTCGCGGTGTGCCGCGAGCACGGCCTCGAAGCCGACGCACCCCTCGCCCTCGTCGAGGCCGGCCTCGTCTACGCCTGCTCGCCCGCCGCGCGACGCGACGGCGTGACCCGCGGGCTGAAGCTCCGCGAGGCGCAGTACCGCTCTCCCGGGCTCACGGTGCTCGACTACGACATCGCCCTCGACGTGCGCGCCTTCGAACCCGTCGTGCGACGGGTCGAGGCCACGGTGCCGGGCGTGCAGCTCGTGCGCCCCGGCACGCTCGCCATGCGGGCTCGAGGCCCCGCACGCTACTACGGCGGCGAGGCGGCCGCGGCGGCGGCCCTCCTCGAGACCGTGGCGGAGCTCGGGGTGCCGGGGGCCAGGGTCGGCGTCGCCGACGGGCCCTTCGCCGCCGAGCAGGCCGCCCGGGCGGCGCGCGGGCCCGCGTCCGTCGAGATCGTCCCGCACGGGGCATCCGCCGCCTTCATCGCCCCGCTGCCGGTAGGGCTCGTGGTCGATCCCCGCACCACGACACTGCTCAACCGTCTCGGCGTGCGCACCCTCGGCGAGTTCGCGGCGCTTCCCCCCGACGACGTGCGTCGCCGGTTCGGGGCCGCAGGGGCGTTCGCGCACGACCGCGCCGCCGGGCGCGAGCAGGCCAGGGTGATCGCCCGCACCCCGCCGCCCGAGTTCGAGGTGGAGCAGCACTTCGAGCCGCCCCTCGACCGCGTCGACCAGCTCGCGTTCGCGTTCCGGGTGCGGGCCGAGGAGTTCATCGAGCGCATGCGGGCGGTGCGGCTCGTGTGCACGGGCCTGCGCATCGAGCTCGACGACGAGGGCGGCGGCCACTCGAGCCGCAGCTGGCTGCATCCACGGTGGTTCACGCCGGCCGACGTCGTCGACCGCGTGCGGTGGCAGCTGCAGGGCGCCGGCACCGCCGACAGCGGGCTCGCCTCGCCGATCGTGCGGCTGCGGGTCATCCCCGAGCGCATCGACTCCACGAGCAACCACGAGGAGGGCCTGTGGGGCGGCGGCCCCGACGAGCGCGTGCACCACGGGCTCACCCGCGTGCAGAGCATGCTCGGGCACGAGGCGGTGGTGACCGCGACGATCGGCGGCGGTCGCATGCTCGCCGACCGGCAGGTGCTCGTGCCCTGGGGCGACCGACCGCCCGAGCACGCCGGCGACGCGCCGTGGCCCGGCAGCCTGCCCACGCTCGCGCCCGCGAGCGTCTTCCGCGAACGGCTGCCGATCGCCCTGCTCGACGGGCGCGGCGGCATCGTCGCCATCGACGATCGCGGGGCGATCTCGGCGGCGCCCGACCGGTTCGCCGTCGGTGGACGTGAGGCGACGCCGGTCCGGGCGTGGGCCGGACCATGGCCGGTGGTCGAGCGCTGGTGGGACGCCGAGCACGCCAAGCGCGTGCACCGGTTCCAGGTCGTCGACGACGACGGCTGCGCGTGGCTCCTCGTTCGCGACCGCGAGGGCTGGTGGGCCGAGGCGAGGTACGACTGA
- a CDS encoding error-prone DNA polymerase: protein MGWNNPSIPWSDLERKLSDQRRPGGPPLIADGGDSPAWSRKRHPYRPSEGLEVQAGPIVPYAELHAHSTFSFLDGASTPEQLVEEAHRLGLSGLAMTDHDGFYGIVRFAEAAESFPELATVFGAELSLGLTEPQMGAADPAGEHLLVLARQEAGYHRLASAITAGQLAGGEKGRPTYSLEELAEHSGNEWIIPTGCRKGMVRRALAAGGVDAAWRELDRLVALFGRDHVVVELFDHGHPLDQDANDALAGLAERAGLPLLATNAVHYATPGEHRLASALAAVRARRSLDELDGWLPASDGLHLRSGAEMMRRFERYPGAVARSVTLAEELGFRLRSARPRLPRQEVPDGHTPMSWLRELVWAGAEKRYPGLPHHVRERLARELDVIEQKDFPGYFLIVYDLVREARSRGILCQGRGSAANSAVCYVLDITAVDSIFFDLPFERFLSALRDEEPDIDVDFDSDRREEIIQYVYGKYGRNNAAQVANVISYRPKAAVRDMAKALGYSTGQQDAWSRQVERWGAVVSTDDHDIPAPVVELAEQLLTFPRHLGIHSGGMVLTDRPVGEVCPIEHARKEHRTVLQWDKDDCAWMGLVKFDLLGLGMLAALQYTFDLIREHTGEEWELATIPKEEAAVYDMLCRADSIGVFQVESRAQMGTLPRLQPRCFYDLVVEIALIRPGPVQGGAVHPYIRRRTGEEPVTYLHPNLEPVLARTLGVPLFQEQLMQMAVAVGNCSAADADLLRRAMGSKRGVEKIERLRSKLYEGMAENGIEPDVADSIYAKIEAFANFGFAESHALSFGLLVYASSWLKLHYPAAFLAALLRAQPMGFYSPATLTSDARRHGVEMLRPDILRSGVDAGLEATGTDAASGDFGGSDRREPTGMAACIDPVQPPISRFDRTAPDRSSEHRRDGAFAVRLGLADVSSIGAAVAERIVAEREAHGPYRDMADVSRRAGLNAEQLEALAAAGAFDVFGLQRREALWLAGEAAEDREEYLAGSIVVVQPPLLPMLSPAEQVIYDLWATGISPDDHPIRHIREQLDERGAIRIDLLSHAESGRRIEVGGVVTHRQRPATASGITFMNLEDESGTLNVIAGVGVWTRYRRLAREAPALIVRGILERSPEGVTNLVADRFERLTVSAPTRSRDFR from the coding sequence GTGGGCTGGAACAATCCGTCGATCCCGTGGTCCGACCTCGAGCGCAAGCTCTCCGACCAGCGGCGGCCGGGCGGCCCGCCGCTCATCGCCGACGGCGGCGACAGCCCGGCATGGAGCCGCAAGCGGCATCCGTATCGCCCGTCAGAGGGCCTCGAGGTGCAGGCCGGGCCGATCGTGCCCTACGCCGAGCTGCATGCGCACTCCACGTTCAGCTTCCTCGACGGCGCCTCGACGCCTGAGCAGTTGGTCGAGGAGGCGCACCGCCTCGGTCTCTCGGGGCTCGCGATGACCGACCACGACGGCTTCTACGGCATCGTGCGCTTCGCCGAGGCGGCCGAGAGCTTCCCCGAGCTCGCCACCGTGTTCGGCGCCGAGCTCTCGCTCGGCCTCACCGAGCCGCAGATGGGCGCCGCCGACCCCGCGGGCGAGCACCTGCTCGTGCTCGCCCGGCAGGAGGCCGGCTACCACCGTCTCGCCAGCGCGATCACCGCCGGGCAGCTCGCCGGGGGCGAGAAGGGCCGGCCCACCTACTCGCTGGAAGAGCTCGCCGAGCATTCCGGGAATGAATGGATCATCCCTACCGGATGCCGTAAAGGAATGGTCCGCCGCGCGCTCGCCGCGGGCGGGGTGGATGCCGCGTGGCGCGAGCTCGACCGGCTGGTCGCGCTTTTCGGTCGCGACCATGTCGTCGTGGAGCTGTTCGACCACGGGCATCCGCTCGACCAGGACGCCAACGACGCCCTCGCCGGCCTCGCCGAACGGGCGGGGCTGCCGCTGCTCGCCACGAACGCGGTGCACTACGCCACTCCGGGTGAGCACCGGCTCGCCTCCGCGCTCGCGGCGGTGCGGGCCCGGCGCAGCCTCGACGAGCTCGACGGATGGCTGCCCGCCTCCGACGGGCTGCACCTGCGCTCGGGCGCCGAGATGATGCGGCGATTCGAGCGGTACCCGGGTGCGGTCGCGCGATCCGTGACCTTGGCCGAAGAGCTCGGGTTCCGGCTGCGGAGCGCGCGTCCGCGCCTGCCCCGCCAGGAGGTGCCCGACGGCCACACGCCCATGAGCTGGCTGCGCGAGCTCGTGTGGGCCGGCGCCGAGAAGCGCTACCCAGGACTCCCCCACCACGTGCGCGAGCGACTCGCCCGCGAGCTCGACGTCATCGAGCAGAAGGACTTCCCCGGCTACTTCCTGATTGTCTACGACCTGGTGCGCGAGGCGCGCAGCCGCGGCATCCTGTGCCAAGGGCGCGGTTCGGCCGCGAACTCGGCGGTCTGCTACGTGCTGGACATCACCGCGGTCGACTCGATCTTCTTCGACCTGCCGTTCGAGCGGTTCCTCTCCGCGCTGCGCGACGAGGAGCCCGACATCGACGTGGACTTCGACTCCGACCGCCGCGAGGAGATCATCCAGTACGTCTACGGCAAGTACGGGCGCAACAACGCCGCGCAGGTGGCGAACGTGATCAGCTACCGGCCCAAGGCCGCGGTGCGCGACATGGCGAAGGCGCTCGGCTACTCCACCGGGCAGCAGGACGCCTGGTCACGGCAGGTCGAGCGGTGGGGCGCGGTGGTCTCCACCGACGACCACGACATCCCCGCGCCCGTCGTCGAGCTCGCCGAGCAGCTGCTCACGTTCCCGCGCCACCTCGGCATCCACTCGGGGGGCATGGTGCTCACCGACCGCCCCGTCGGCGAGGTGTGCCCCATCGAGCACGCCCGCAAGGAGCACCGCACGGTGCTGCAGTGGGATAAGGACGACTGCGCCTGGATGGGTCTCGTGAAGTTCGACCTGCTGGGCCTCGGCATGCTCGCCGCCCTGCAGTACACGTTCGACCTCATCCGCGAGCACACCGGCGAAGAGTGGGAGCTGGCCACCATCCCGAAAGAGGAGGCCGCCGTCTACGACATGCTCTGCCGCGCCGATTCGATCGGGGTCTTCCAGGTCGAGAGCCGCGCCCAGATGGGCACCCTCCCCAGGCTGCAGCCCCGCTGCTTCTACGACCTCGTGGTCGAGATCGCCCTGATCCGGCCGGGCCCCGTGCAGGGCGGCGCCGTGCACCCCTACATCCGTCGGCGCACCGGCGAGGAGCCCGTCACCTACCTGCATCCCAACCTCGAACCCGTACTCGCCCGCACGCTGGGCGTGCCGCTCTTCCAGGAGCAGCTCATGCAGATGGCCGTCGCCGTGGGCAATTGCAGCGCCGCCGACGCCGACCTGCTGCGGCGGGCGATGGGCTCCAAGCGCGGCGTCGAGAAGATCGAGCGGCTCCGCTCGAAGCTCTACGAGGGCATGGCCGAGAACGGCATCGAGCCCGACGTGGCCGACTCGATCTACGCGAAGATCGAGGCGTTCGCCAACTTCGGGTTCGCCGAGAGCCACGCCCTGAGCTTCGGCCTGCTGGTCTACGCCAGCTCGTGGCTGAAGCTGCACTACCCCGCCGCATTCCTCGCGGCCCTCCTCCGCGCCCAGCCCATGGGCTTCTACTCGCCGGCGACGCTCACCTCCGACGCGCGACGGCACGGCGTCGAGATGCTCCGCCCCGACATCCTGCGCTCGGGCGTCGACGCGGGGCTCGAGGCGACCGGCACGGATGCGGCATCCGGGGACTTCGGTGGCAGCGACCGGCGCGAGCCGACGGGCATGGCGGCCTGCATCGACCCCGTGCAACCGCCCATCAGCCGGTTCGACCGCACCGCACCCGACCGGTCGTCGGAGCATCGGCGCGACGGCGCGTTCGCCGTGCGGCTGGGCCTCGCTGACGTCTCCTCGATCGGCGCGGCCGTGGCCGAGCGCATCGTCGCCGAACGCGAGGCGCACGGACCCTACCGCGACATGGCCGACGTCTCTCGCCGCGCCGGCCTCAACGCCGAGCAGCTCGAGGCGCTCGCCGCGGCGGGTGCATTCGACGTCTTCGGGCTGCAACGGCGCGAGGCGCTCTGGCTGGCGGGCGAGGCCGCCGAGGACCGGGAGGAGTACCTGGCCGGGTCCATCGTCGTCGTGCAGCCGCCGCTCCTGCCGATGCTGAGCCCAGCCGAGCAGGTGATCTACGACCTGTGGGCGACGGGCATCTCGCCCGACGACCATCCGATCCGCCACATCCGTGAGCAGCTCGACGAGCGCGGGGCGATCCGCATCGACCTCCTCAGCCACGCCGAGAGCGGACGTCGCATCGAGGTCGGCGGCGTGGTCACCCATCGGCAGCGACCCGCCACCGCGAGCGGCATCACCTTCATGAACCTGGAGGACGAGTCCGGCACGCTCAACGTCATCGCCGGCGTGGGCGTCTGGACCAGGTATCGCCGCCTGGCCCGGGAGGCACCGGCGCTGATCGTACGGGGCATCCTCGAACGCTCTCCCGAGGGGGTCACCAACCTCGTCGCCGACCGGTTCGAGCGCCTCACCGTGTCGGCGCCCACCCGCTCCCGCGACTTCCGTTAG
- a CDS encoding DUF3097 domain-containing protein, which yields MPTATHDQNGPDRYGADVLAGDWRAQGRRVIPTVAVERDLVVELAADGFCGAVVAADKRTVTLEDRLGRRRMFPLGHGFLIDGEAVQLAAPAPKAPAGRLRTASGSFAVEQAPARVALPSRIFVEGRHDAELVEKVWGADLRVEGVVVEYLEGVDVLAEQLDEFQPGPGRRAGILVDHLVPGSKEQRIADSVAQGRHGRHVLVVGHPFIDVWQAVKPARLGRDAWPVVPRGTEWKHGVCEAFGWPHAEQADIARAWQHILGRVRGYGDLEPALLGRVEELIDFVTAPRED from the coding sequence GTGCCGACTGCGACCCACGACCAGAACGGACCCGACCGCTACGGCGCCGACGTGCTCGCCGGCGACTGGCGGGCACAGGGTCGACGCGTCATCCCGACCGTGGCCGTGGAACGCGACCTCGTCGTCGAGCTCGCCGCCGACGGATTCTGCGGGGCCGTGGTGGCCGCCGACAAGCGGACGGTCACGCTCGAGGACCGCCTCGGACGACGGCGCATGTTCCCGCTCGGGCACGGCTTCCTCATCGACGGCGAGGCCGTGCAGCTCGCCGCCCCCGCCCCGAAGGCACCGGCCGGCCGGCTCCGCACGGCGTCGGGCTCCTTCGCCGTCGAGCAGGCGCCGGCACGCGTCGCCCTGCCGAGCCGCATCTTCGTCGAGGGCCGCCACGACGCCGAGCTCGTCGAGAAGGTGTGGGGCGCCGACCTGCGCGTCGAGGGCGTCGTCGTCGAGTACCTCGAGGGCGTCGACGTGCTGGCCGAGCAGCTCGACGAGTTCCAGCCCGGGCCGGGGCGGCGCGCCGGCATCCTCGTCGACCACCTCGTGCCCGGCTCCAAGGAGCAGCGCATCGCCGACTCGGTCGCTCAGGGGCGGCACGGCCGCCACGTGCTCGTCGTGGGGCATCCGTTCATCGACGTCTGGCAGGCCGTGAAGCCGGCCCGCCTCGGGCGCGACGCCTGGCCGGTGGTCCCTCGCGGCACCGAGTGGAAGCACGGCGTGTGCGAGGCGTTCGGCTGGCCCCACGCCGAGCAGGCCGACATCGCCCGTGCATGGCAGCACATCCTCGGCCGGGTCCGCGGGTACGGCGACCTCGAACCCGCGCTGCTCGGCCGGGTCGAGGAGCTCATCGACTTCGTGACCGCGCCGCGCGAGGACTGA
- a CDS encoding VIT1/CCC1 family protein, with protein sequence MSDVPRTTTDADRARWRRYLADERAEAAVYRELAARREGEEREILLALAAAEGRHEAHWLALLDGDDSKTPRADVRTRMLGALARRFGSIFVLALAQRAEARSPYATDPDATPAMAADERIHGEVVRGLAARGRRRLAGTFRAAVFGANDGLVSNLALVLGIGATGVPASVVLFTGIAGLLAGALSMGAGEYVSVRSQRELLEASAPDPTAREALVDLDIDANELALVYRARGMGDAESREHAALVMARVQAAGQSSTATDALAVVAHDDEAVGTGLAAAISSFLFFASGALIPVLPWIFGLSGTAAIITATVLVSVALLATGATVGLLSGASPLKRALRQLGIGLGAAAVTYVLGLAFGTSIG encoded by the coding sequence ATGAGCGACGTACCGCGCACGACGACCGACGCCGACCGCGCGAGGTGGCGGCGCTACCTCGCCGATGAACGCGCCGAGGCCGCGGTCTACCGCGAGCTGGCCGCACGACGCGAGGGCGAGGAGCGCGAGATCCTCCTGGCGTTGGCCGCCGCGGAGGGGCGCCACGAGGCGCACTGGCTGGCCCTGCTCGACGGCGACGATTCGAAGACGCCGCGCGCCGACGTGCGCACCCGGATGCTCGGCGCCCTCGCCCGCCGATTCGGCTCGATCTTCGTGCTGGCGCTCGCCCAGCGCGCCGAGGCCCGCTCGCCGTACGCGACGGACCCCGACGCGACGCCGGCGATGGCGGCGGACGAGCGGATCCACGGCGAGGTCGTGCGCGGACTCGCCGCTCGCGGCAGGCGACGGCTCGCCGGCACGTTCCGCGCGGCCGTGTTCGGTGCGAACGATGGGCTCGTCTCGAACCTCGCCCTCGTGCTCGGCATCGGCGCGACCGGCGTTCCGGCCTCAGTGGTGCTGTTCACCGGCATCGCGGGCCTCCTCGCCGGAGCCCTCTCGATGGGCGCCGGCGAGTACGTGTCGGTGCGGTCGCAGCGCGAGCTGCTCGAGGCATCCGCCCCTGACCCGACCGCGCGCGAGGCGCTCGTGGACCTCGACATCGACGCGAACGAGCTGGCGCTCGTCTACCGCGCTCGGGGCATGGGCGACGCCGAATCGCGGGAGCACGCGGCGCTCGTGATGGCGCGCGTGCAGGCGGCGGGCCAGTCCTCGACAGCCACCGATGCGCTGGCCGTCGTCGCGCACGACGACGAGGCCGTCGGCACGGGGCTCGCCGCCGCGATCTCGAGCTTCCTCTTCTTCGCCTCGGGGGCGCTCATCCCCGTGCTTCCCTGGATCTTCGGCCTGAGCGGCACTGCGGCGATCATCACCGCGACCGTGCTCGTGAGCGTCGCCCTGCTGGCCACCGGCGCGACGGTGGGCCTGCTCTCGGGCGCATCGCCGCTGAAGCGGGCGCTGCGCCAGCTCGGCATCGGCCTCGGCGCGGCGGCGGTCACCTACGTGCTCGGTCTCGCGTTCGGTACGTCGATCGGCTGA
- a CDS encoding Lrp/AsnC family transcriptional regulator, which translates to MAQKPELDRVDRALLQALSTNARASGAALAAEVGVAESTVSLRLRRLQSLGTVRGYRVDVDLASLGVSLQALIAIRLVKHDRSEIDAFRAQVPHLPGVLGVFHMAGAEDYLLHVAARDAEELREFVLAHLTGHPAVAHTETNLIFEHVDGDGWNKLVG; encoded by the coding sequence ATGGCGCAGAAACCCGAACTCGACCGTGTCGATCGAGCGTTGCTCCAGGCGCTCTCCACGAACGCCCGCGCGTCGGGCGCGGCCCTCGCCGCCGAGGTGGGCGTCGCCGAGTCCACGGTATCGCTTCGCCTGCGCCGGCTGCAGAGCCTCGGCACGGTGCGCGGCTACCGGGTCGACGTCGACCTGGCCTCGCTCGGCGTCTCGTTGCAAGCGCTCATCGCCATCCGGCTGGTGAAGCACGACCGCAGCGAGATCGACGCGTTCCGCGCGCAGGTGCCGCACCTGCCCGGCGTGCTCGGGGTCTTCCACATGGCCGGCGCCGAGGACTACCTGCTGCACGTCGCCGCCCGCGACGCCGAGGAGCTGCGCGAGTTCGTGCTCGCCCACCTCACGGGGCATCCGGCCGTCGCCCACACCGAGACCAACCTGATCTTCGAGCACGTCGACGGCGACGGTTGGAACAAGCTCGTCGGGTGA
- a CDS encoding PLP-dependent aspartate aminotransferase family protein: MQTSSSQFETRAVHGGMSGVRASGSHVPVIDFSTTNPLPSVDTGGLSYEELATGHDLGEGRSAVYQRLWQPGVARFEESLAGLEGTDGAVAFGSGMAALAATLIAAASAGTPHVVAVRPLYGGTDHVLESGLLGTRVTWTDAAGIADAIEADTGLVVVETPANPTLELVDLRRVVDAAGDVPVLVDNTFATPVLQRPAEFGATLVLHSATKYLGGHGDVMGGVVAADRDWVERLRRVRALTGGLLHPMAAYLLHRGLRTLPVRVRAQQATAQVLAERLGEHPAVARVRYPGLPGQDPAGLVGTQLEGPGSIIALELAGGYDAAARFTEACELVTHAVSLGGVDSLVQHPASLTHRPVAGDAKPDAAVVRLSIGLEHVDDLTADLMAALDAAAEVGGLVTRRDHATVA; encoded by the coding sequence ATGCAGACATCGTCGTCGCAGTTCGAGACCCGCGCCGTCCACGGTGGCATGAGCGGCGTCCGGGCGAGCGGATCCCACGTGCCCGTCATCGACTTCTCCACCACGAACCCGCTGCCGTCGGTCGATACCGGCGGGCTCTCCTACGAGGAGCTCGCGACCGGCCACGACCTCGGCGAGGGCCGGTCGGCGGTCTACCAGCGCCTCTGGCAGCCCGGCGTCGCCCGCTTCGAGGAGTCGCTCGCCGGCCTCGAGGGCACGGATGGGGCGGTCGCGTTCGGCAGCGGCATGGCCGCGCTCGCGGCAACGCTCATCGCCGCGGCATCCGCGGGTACGCCGCACGTGGTCGCTGTTCGGCCGCTCTACGGCGGCACCGACCACGTGCTCGAGAGCGGACTGCTCGGCACGAGGGTGACCTGGACGGATGCCGCCGGCATCGCCGACGCGATCGAAGCCGACACGGGCCTCGTCGTCGTCGAGACCCCGGCGAACCCCACGCTCGAACTCGTCGACCTGCGGCGCGTCGTGGATGCCGCGGGCGACGTGCCCGTGCTCGTCGACAACACCTTCGCCACGCCCGTGCTGCAGCGCCCGGCCGAGTTCGGCGCCACGCTCGTGCTGCACAGCGCCACGAAGTACCTCGGCGGGCACGGCGACGTCATGGGCGGCGTGGTGGCGGCCGACCGCGACTGGGTCGAGCGGCTCCGACGGGTTCGGGCGCTCACCGGCGGACTGCTGCATCCGATGGCTGCGTACCTGCTCCATCGGGGCCTCCGCACCCTGCCCGTGCGCGTGCGGGCGCAGCAGGCGACGGCGCAGGTGCTCGCCGAGCGCCTGGGCGAGCACCCCGCGGTCGCGAGGGTGCGCTACCCCGGGCTGCCCGGCCAGGACCCGGCGGGTCTCGTCGGCACGCAGCTCGAGGGGCCGGGGTCGATCATCGCGCTCGAACTCGCCGGGGGCTACGACGCCGCGGCGCGGTTCACCGAGGCGTGCGAGCTCGTCACCCACGCCGTCTCACTCGGCGGCGTGGATTCGCTCGTGCAGCACCCGGCATCGCTCACGCACCGTCCCGTGGCGGGCGACGCGAAGCCGGATGCCGCGGTGGTGCGCCTCTCGATCGGACTCGAGCACGTCGACGATCTCACGGCGGACCTCATGGCGGCGCTCGACGCGGCGGCGGAGGTCGGTGGCCTCGTGACGCGGCGCGATCACGCGACCGTGGCGTGA